A stretch of the Thiomicrorhabdus xiamenensis genome encodes the following:
- the rimK gene encoding 30S ribosomal protein S6--L-glutamate ligase → MKIALMSRDANLYSSRRLVEAAQSRGHEIEVIDALRCYMNISPHNPQIHYKGRVLEGFDAVIPRIGASVTFYGTAVLRQFEMMGVYPLNESVAISRSRDKLRSLQLLSRKGIGLPVTGFAHCPDDIDDMLAMVGGAPVVVKLLEGTQGVGVVLAETHSAAESVIQAFQGLKANILVQEFIKEAKGADIRCFVIGNKVVAAMKRQGKEGEFRSNLHRGGSASLIKITPEERSTAVRAAKVMGLNVCGVDLLRSNHGPVVMEVNSSPGLEGIEAAIAKDIAGMIIEFLEKNCRAHNTKTRGKG, encoded by the coding sequence ATGAAAATTGCACTGATGTCGCGTGACGCGAACCTATATTCCAGCCGTCGTCTTGTCGAAGCGGCACAGAGTAGAGGTCATGAGATCGAAGTGATCGATGCTCTGCGTTGTTATATGAATATCAGTCCGCATAATCCTCAGATTCACTATAAGGGGCGGGTGCTGGAAGGCTTTGATGCGGTGATTCCTCGTATCGGTGCTTCGGTTACTTTCTATGGCACCGCAGTCTTGCGCCAGTTTGAAATGATGGGTGTCTATCCGCTGAATGAATCGGTGGCGATCAGCCGTTCGCGTGATAAGTTGCGCAGTCTGCAGCTTCTGTCGCGTAAAGGAATCGGTCTGCCGGTTACCGGCTTTGCGCATTGTCCGGACGATATCGACGATATGCTGGCGATGGTCGGCGGAGCACCGGTGGTGGTTAAACTGCTTGAGGGAACTCAAGGGGTCGGAGTCGTTCTGGCGGAAACCCATTCGGCGGCTGAGAGTGTTATTCAGGCTTTCCAGGGATTGAAGGCAAACATCCTGGTGCAGGAATTTATCAAGGAAGCCAAGGGTGCGGATATCCGCTGTTTCGTGATCGGCAATAAAGTCGTCGCGGCGATGAAACGCCAGGGCAAGGAGGGGGAATTCCGCTCGAATCTGCATCGCGGCGGTTCGGCCAGCCTGATTAAGATTACGCCGGAAGAACGTTCTACGGCGGTTCGTGCGGCGAAAGTGATGGGATTGAATGTCTGCGGCGTCGATCTGCTGCGATCTAACCACGGGCCGGTGGTGATGGAGGTAAACTCCTCGCCGGGTCTCGAAGGGATCGAGGCGGCGATAGCCAAAGACATCGCCGGAATGATTATCGAATTTCTGGAAAAGAACTGCCGTGCCCATAACACGAAAACGCGCGGTAAAGGTTAA
- a CDS encoding copper chaperone PCu(A)C → MKPTSLLAIAAGCLIGWQTALAATVAESVEISDPYVRMVPPTAPATAAFMTIKNTDGKDHSVVSAKGYINKITELHTHIHDNGVMRMRRVEKIDLPAGQVTALQPGGLHIMLINLNEPVKDGQKYQIDLTFEDGSTKTIEAQGRPIVPPRNGMGAGSKMGMGSGLGMKCGGMMKGPGAMSGAQLSNGRNSNPMRMVMHANPAFPNLTGIAVKNAAELNLSAEQVSKLKAWTAEHGDKMQKMFQQVDALEKALIQDALAGQPKAELMAKFEKTLALRKQIAATKIDCRDNMKKVLNAEQFAKLASIYPMM, encoded by the coding sequence ATGAAACCGACTTCCCTATTAGCGATCGCTGCCGGCTGCCTGATCGGATGGCAAACCGCGCTGGCCGCAACCGTCGCCGAATCCGTTGAAATCAGCGATCCCTATGTCCGCATGGTACCGCCGACAGCGCCGGCTACAGCGGCCTTCATGACGATCAAAAACACCGATGGCAAAGACCATTCTGTCGTCTCGGCTAAAGGTTATATCAATAAGATCACCGAGTTACACACTCACATTCATGACAATGGCGTCATGCGTATGCGCCGAGTCGAAAAAATCGATCTGCCTGCCGGTCAAGTCACTGCATTACAGCCGGGCGGACTGCACATTATGCTGATCAACCTCAATGAACCGGTGAAGGACGGGCAAAAATATCAAATCGATCTTACCTTTGAAGATGGCTCGACGAAAACCATCGAAGCACAGGGTCGTCCGATCGTTCCACCGCGAAACGGCATGGGCGCAGGCTCTAAAATGGGCATGGGATCGGGGCTGGGTATGAAATGCGGCGGCATGATGAAAGGACCGGGAGCCATGTCCGGCGCACAACTTTCCAACGGTCGCAATAGCAATCCGATGCGAATGGTCATGCACGCCAACCCGGCTTTCCCGAACCTGACCGGTATTGCCGTTAAAAATGCTGCCGAGCTGAATCTGAGCGCTGAACAGGTATCGAAACTGAAAGCCTGGACAGCCGAGCACGGCGACAAAATGCAGAAAATGTTCCAACAGGTTGATGCTTTGGAAAAAGCGTTGATTCAAGATGCTCTGGCCGGGCAGCCTAAAGCGGAATTAATGGCCAAATTCGAAAAAACGCTGGCTTTGCGCAAGCAGATTGCCGCAACCAAAATCGATTGCCGCGACAATATGAAGAAAGTGCTGAACGCCGAACAGTTCGCCAAATTGGCGTCGATCTATCCGATGATGTAA
- a CDS encoding MotA/TolQ/ExbB proton channel family protein, translating to MNFIEMTMAEIAGLFLMPVLIILALMFAFAFYELGRFGWEWLMRSLGKDAHQPLQQFWAKNPQADQQEVELQLLRQIEPLRLVSRIAPMLGLVATMIPMGPALMAVANGNFQEVASQLTVAFAAVIIALLSASMTFMTLSVRRRWLLEELKALLKSKNAQPEAKLKAA from the coding sequence ATGAATTTTATCGAAATGACAATGGCGGAGATCGCCGGTCTGTTTTTAATGCCGGTGCTGATTATTCTGGCACTGATGTTCGCGTTTGCGTTCTACGAATTAGGAAGATTTGGCTGGGAGTGGCTCATGCGCTCTTTGGGCAAGGATGCCCATCAGCCTTTACAACAATTTTGGGCGAAAAATCCTCAGGCCGATCAACAGGAAGTCGAGCTTCAATTGCTGAGACAGATCGAGCCTTTGCGTCTGGTTAGCCGGATTGCGCCGATGCTTGGGTTGGTAGCGACCATGATTCCGATGGGGCCGGCGCTGATGGCGGTCGCCAACGGTAACTTTCAGGAAGTGGCCAGCCAACTGACGGTCGCTTTTGCTGCGGTTATTATCGCGCTCTTGTCGGCTTCGATGACTTTTATGACCTTGTCGGTGCGCCGCCGCTGGTTGCTTGAAGAGCTTAAAGCTTTGCTTAAAAGCAAAAACGCGCAGCCGGAAGCAAAATTAAAAGCGGCTTGA
- a CDS encoding DUF2149 domain-containing protein, which yields MNQIDLNIIEEDEDDPILSVVNMVDLFLVVIAVLLIIVMSNPINPFNSAEDVMVIKNAGQPNMEILVKEGDELKEYKSTGQMGEGKGSKAGVAYRLEDGSMIYVPEDSTKK from the coding sequence ATGAATCAGATTGATTTGAATATTATTGAAGAAGACGAAGACGATCCGATTCTGAGCGTGGTCAATATGGTGGATCTGTTTCTGGTCGTGATCGCGGTGTTGCTGATTATCGTAATGAGCAACCCGATCAATCCGTTTAACAGTGCCGAGGATGTCATGGTCATTAAAAATGCCGGGCAGCCGAATATGGAAATTCTGGTCAAAGAGGGCGATGAGCTTAAAGAGTATAAGTCGACCGGCCAGATGGGTGAAGGTAAAGGGTCTAAAGCGGGTGTGGCTTACCGCTTGGAAGACGGCAGCATGATTTATGTTCCGGAGGATTCCACCAAGAAATAA